Proteins encoded together in one Anguilla anguilla isolate fAngAng1 chromosome 9, fAngAng1.pri, whole genome shotgun sequence window:
- the LOC118234895 gene encoding cdc42 effector protein 2-like, with product MSTKVPIYLKRGSRRGKKEKLRDILSSDMISPPLGDFRHTIHIGSGGGENDLFGDLSFLQGKFHLLPGRQGHGLSQCPSLYGERHLNRPASVCGDPHSHEGSLLLKNAISLPIIGGVQALTLPAPIPSQTHSQIPPPKPPRLHLDNKNMTLPLSRRDRSPHLVHSSNKTSVLTPPSPKASPDAERCDTEDTAQDRPYLSHASSLLSLHLDLGPSILDEVLQIMDNQRLGLSGAGLHVGRQGIFT from the coding sequence ATGTCTACCAAGGTACCCATCTACCTGAAGCGGGGGAGCCGCAGAGGGAAGAAGGAGAAGCTTCGCGACATCCTGTCTTCAGACATGATCAGCCCGCCCCTGGGGGACTTTCGACACACCATCCACATTgggagtgggggcggggagAATGACCTGTTCGGGGACCTGTCCTTCCTGCAGGGGAAGTTCCACCTGCTCCCCGGCCGGCAGGGCCACGGCCTCTCCCAGTGCCCCAGCCTGTACGGGGAGCGGCACCTCAACCGCCCCGCCAGTGTTTGTGGAGACCCACACTCCCATGAGGGCTCGCTCCTACTGAAGAACGCCATCTCTCTGCCCATCATCGGGGGTGTCCAGGCCCTCACACTGCCGGCCCCGATCCCCTCTCAAACCCATTCCCAGATCCCCCCACCCAAGCCTCCCAGGCTGCACCTGGACAACAAGAACATGACCCTTCCTCTCTCCAGAAGGGACCGCTCCCCGCACCTTGTCCACTCCTCCAACAAGACCTCTGTTctaacccctccctctcccaaaGCCTCGCCTGATGCAGAGAGATGTGACACTGAGGACACGGCCCAGGATAGACCCTACCTGTCCCACGCCAGCTCCTTGCTCTCCTTGCACCTGGACTTGGGGCCCTCCATCCTGGATGAAGTGTTACAGATCATGGACAACCAACGTCTGGGCCTCAGTGGGGCCGGTCTGCATGTGGGACGACAAGGAATCTTCACCTGA